One window from the genome of Malus domestica chromosome 01, GDT2T_hap1 encodes:
- the LOC103435718 gene encoding ribulose-1,5 bisphosphate carboxylase/oxygenase large subunit N-methyltransferase, chloroplastic isoform X7 → MLNIRWLPRRQHLSLSYTLNTKLNFHSLSQPKVDEFDDFLPWLKRKAGADISSALSIGKSAYGTSLFASKSITAGDCVLKVPYSVQLASDNLVPELKDLLSDEVGDAAKLAAVVLLEQRMGNDSGWAPYIRRLPCPEEMHCTIFWSDDELELIRQSSVYQETINQRSQIEKEFLAIRMAYFQALKNFPEMFKSITYKDFMHTYGLVTSRAWGSTKGYSLVLIRYGKFSNATLLLDFGFTHSYNIHDQVQIQGNIPHDDVLREMKWELLKRHHRPISNDVNCFDSSMDSFTIKEVRSGSGKGKGIPQSLRAFARVLCCTSPQELSDLAKEAAEHDGRLARRPLTNSSREIKAHQMLVSKLTRLAEDYDASIMSLGLVSSPITCGRLHIRRQMARDLLNGELRILKSASAWLRNYCDP, encoded by the exons ATGCTAAATATCCGCTGGCTTCCCCGCCGTCAACATCTCAGCCTCTCTTACACTCTAAACACCAAGCTCAACTTCCACTCCTTGTCCCAACCCAAG GTCGACGAATTCGATGACTTCTTGCCGTGGCTGAAGCGGAAGGCCGGCGCAGATATTTCGTCAGCGCTTTCGATTGGGAAATCGGCGTACGGAACGTCTCTGTTTGCTTCAAAGAGTATAACGGCTGGAGACTGCGTTTTGAAGGTTCCGTACAGCGTG CAACTAGCTTCGGATAATCTCGTTCCAGAACTGAAAGATTTGTTGAGTGATGAAGTTGGCGATGCTGCAAAGCTTGCCGCTGTCGTTTTGTTAGAGCAGAGAATGGGCAAT GATTCCGGGTGGGCCCCTTACATCCGCCGGCTTCCTTGCCCGGAGGAGATGCATTGCACG ATATTTTGGAGTGACGATGAGTTGGAGCTGATTCGCCAAAGCTCTGTATATCAGGAAACAATTAACCAAAGATCTCAAATCGAAAAGGAATTTTTGGCAATTAGGATG GCATATTTTCAGGCTCTCAAGAACTTCCCTGAAATGTTCAAAAGTATCACCTATAAGGATTTCATGCACACTTATGGTTTAG TTACTTCTCGAGCATGGGGAAGCACGAAGGGTTATTCCCTG GTACTGATAAGATacggaaaattttcaaatgctaCCCTGCTGCTGGACTTTGGGTTCACACATTCATACAACATTCACGACCAG GTCCAGATCCAGGGCAATATACCTCATGATGATGTACTTCGTGAAATGAAgtgggaacttttgaagagacatCACAGACCAATCAGTAATGATGTCAATTGTTTCGACTCTTCAATGGACTCTTTCACTATCAA GGAAGTTAGGTCTGGTAGTGGAAAAGGGAAAGGTATTCCACAGTCACTTCGTGCATTTGCTCGTGTTCTATGTTGCACCTCTCCTCAAG AACTTAGTGACCTGGCCAAGGAAGCTGCAGAACATGATGGTCGATTGGCTCGACGTCCTTTAACAAACAGCAGCAGAGAGATTAAAGCACATCAGATGTTGGTATCAAAATTAACCCGATTAGCTGAGGATTATGATGCATCTATCATG TCTTTGGGACTTGTAAGTTCTCCCATTACATGCGGAAGACTTCATATCCGGAGGCAAATGGCTCGGGATCTCCTCAATGGTGAACTTCGTATCCTCAAATCTGCTTCTGCGTGGCTAAGAAACTACTGCGACCCTTGA